The Sulfurimonas hongkongensis genomic interval AGTTCTGTTTAAGATGCTCTCTAGTCTATCTGCATCGTCTCCAGCTTCTGCAAAACGGTCTATAAACTTAGCATGAACATCTTTAAGTCTCTCGAAAGTTTGGATGAGTTGATGGGCGTAAGGTGTAAGTGTGGTTCCACCTCCACCACGCCCCCCTGTAGTTCTTGTGATGAGTGGCTCATCGGCAAGAGCATTCATGCTATTTACTCTCTCCCACGCTGCTTTATAGCTCATCTTCATCTCTTTTGCAGCTGCATTCATCGAGCCAGTTTTTTCTATGATTTTTAGGAGTTCTATCCTACCTGAGCCTAAAAAACTCTCTCCATCTTTACTAAGCCAAAAACGACCATCTATCTTCATCTACATCTCCTAAAAAGTAAAAGTCTATTTAAAATCATATCCAAATCTATGTTTTGTAAAGATTTTGCTTTTAGATGATAAAATACGCTTATGAAAAATAAATACAGAATTTTGGTAACAAATGATGATGGTTATGAGGCAAAGGGTTTGCTCTGTTTGATTAGAGCATTAAAAGAGATAGATGATGTAAGAGTAACAGTAGTAGCACCTGCAAATGAAAAATCAGCTTGTGGGCACTCACTAACACTTGTGCGTCCTCTAAAATTTGTGAGCGTGGATGATGATTTTTACAAACTCGATGATGGAACTCCTAGTGACTGTGTCTATCTATCTTTGAGTACGATTTTTGTCGATAGAAAACCAGACTTACTCATAAGTGGGATAAATCGCGGCTCAAATATGGGTGAAGACATAACTTATAGTGGAACAGCAGCTGGGGCCATGGAGGGAGTTTTGCACGATATTCCTTCAATCGCCATCAGTCAAGTGATGGACTTTACAAACCCTGAGGGAGATTTTTCTTTGGCAAAAAAAACCATAAAAGAGCTAGTTTTAAAGATAAAGGATGGCTCCTTTCCACTTCCTCATAGAGA includes:
- the surE gene encoding 5'/3'-nucleotidase SurE yields the protein MKNKYRILVTNDDGYEAKGLLCLIRALKEIDDVRVTVVAPANEKSACGHSLTLVRPLKFVSVDDDFYKLDDGTPSDCVYLSLSTIFVDRKPDLLISGINRGSNMGEDITYSGTAAGAMEGVLHDIPSIAISQVMDFTNPEGDFSLAKKTIKELVLKIKDGSFPLPHREFLNVNIPPDTSEAKMQVTYAGYRFYANDSHVHRNPRGEEHYWLGLHPLSFSPREGSDGVSDHEAIKAGNISITPIHLDLSAYKSMQKLKEWIE